A single region of the Verrucomicrobiota bacterium genome encodes:
- the moeB gene encoding molybdopterin-synthase adenylyltransferase MoeB, whose translation MQLSNEEIRRYSRHLILPEVGLAGQKKICATSVLCIGAGGLGSPIAMYLAAAGIGKLGIVDFDTVDYSNLQRQILHTDADVGRPKAQSAKETIAGINPNCEVVIHDTRISAENAFELIAPYDIVVDGTDNFPTRYLTNDACVLLKKPNVYGSIFRFEGQASVFAPHLGGPCYRCLYPEPPPPGMVPSCAEGGVLGVLPGIIGCIQATEILKLALAKGSSLVGRLMLFNALDMKFRELKLRRDPQCPLCGDNPSITKLIDYEQFCGIVPEPATPASNPDEVTVQEMKRALDDSKLGIKVIDVREPDEQQIAHIVGVPLVPLSQLGQRFTELDPNSQYYIHCKSGIRSLKAVNFLRQQGFKYLKSVKGGIAAWSDEIDHSVPRY comes from the coding sequence ATGCAACTGAGCAACGAAGAAATCCGGCGCTACTCGCGGCACTTGATCCTGCCGGAAGTCGGACTCGCGGGGCAGAAGAAGATTTGCGCGACGAGCGTGCTGTGCATCGGCGCGGGCGGACTCGGTTCGCCCATCGCGATGTATCTCGCCGCCGCGGGTATCGGCAAGCTTGGCATCGTGGACTTCGACACGGTGGACTACTCGAATCTCCAGCGCCAAATTCTCCACACCGACGCCGACGTCGGCCGGCCCAAGGCTCAGTCCGCGAAGGAAACCATCGCGGGCATCAACCCCAACTGCGAGGTCGTCATTCACGACACGCGCATCTCGGCTGAGAACGCCTTCGAGCTCATCGCGCCCTACGACATCGTCGTGGACGGCACGGACAACTTCCCCACGCGCTACCTCACCAACGACGCGTGCGTGCTGCTCAAGAAGCCGAACGTCTATGGCTCCATCTTCCGCTTCGAGGGACAGGCCAGCGTCTTCGCGCCGCACCTCGGGGGGCCGTGCTACCGCTGCCTGTATCCGGAGCCGCCGCCGCCCGGCATGGTGCCAAGCTGCGCGGAAGGCGGCGTCCTCGGCGTGCTGCCCGGCATCATCGGCTGCATCCAGGCCACGGAGATTTTGAAACTCGCGCTCGCCAAGGGCTCGTCGCTTGTCGGCCGCCTGATGCTCTTCAACGCGCTCGACATGAAGTTCCGCGAGTTGAAGCTGCGCCGGGACCCGCAGTGTCCGCTCTGCGGCGACAACCCGAGCATCACCAAGCTGATTGATTACGAACAGTTCTGCGGCATCGTCCCGGAGCCCGCGACGCCCGCGAGTAATCCCGACGAAGTGACCGTGCAGGAGATGAAGCGCGCCCTCGACGACTCGAAGCTCGGCATCAAGGTGATTGACGTGCGCGAGCCCGACGAACAACAGATCGCGCACATCGTCGGCGTGCCGCTCGTGCCGTTGAGCCAGCTTGGACAGCGCTTCACCGAGCTGGATCCCAACTCGCAATACTACATCCACTGCAAGAGCGGCATCCGCTCGCTCAAGGCGGTGAACTTCCTGCGGCAGCAGGGCTTCAAGTATTTGAAGAGTGTCAAAGGCGGCATCGCCGCGTGGTCCGACGAGATTGACCACAGTGTGCCAAGATATTAG
- the galE gene encoding UDP-glucose 4-epimerase GalE, translating to MNVFVTGGAGYIGSICVEQLCDAGHAVTVFDNLSEGHRSAVDPRARFIHADLADRDAIGRAVKDAQAGAIMHFAAHSLVGESMTNPAKYFRNNVASGLNLLDAAVEAGVRKFVFSSTCATYGVPERFPMTEELPQRPVNPYGESKLMFEKMLGWYQQVYGLEFVAFRYFNAAGASGRFGEHHRIESHIIPNVLFVALGKKPHVEMFGNDYPTPDGTCVRDYIHNMDLAAAHIAALAPGKRGFFNLGNGEGYSVREVIRACELVTGKPIKVIEKPRRPGDPPRLVAGAAKARAELGWLPRYPKLEDIVGTAWRWHLNHPDGYPD from the coding sequence ATGAACGTGTTTGTCACCGGGGGCGCGGGCTACATCGGCTCCATCTGCGTCGAGCAGCTTTGCGACGCCGGCCACGCGGTCACTGTCTTCGACAATCTCTCCGAAGGACACCGCTCCGCCGTGGATCCGCGCGCGCGGTTCATCCACGCCGACCTCGCCGACCGCGACGCGATCGGGCGGGCCGTGAAGGACGCGCAGGCCGGGGCCATCATGCACTTCGCGGCGCACTCGCTCGTCGGCGAATCCATGACGAATCCCGCGAAGTATTTCCGCAACAACGTCGCCTCCGGCCTGAACCTGCTCGACGCCGCGGTCGAGGCGGGCGTGCGCAAGTTTGTCTTCAGCTCCACCTGCGCGACCTACGGCGTGCCGGAGCGATTTCCCATGACCGAGGAGTTGCCACAGCGCCCCGTGAATCCCTACGGCGAGTCCAAGCTGATGTTCGAGAAGATGCTCGGCTGGTATCAGCAGGTGTATGGGCTGGAGTTCGTCGCCTTCCGCTACTTCAACGCCGCGGGCGCGAGCGGGCGCTTCGGCGAGCACCACCGCATCGAGTCGCACATCATTCCGAACGTGCTGTTCGTCGCGCTCGGGAAAAAGCCGCACGTGGAGATGTTCGGCAACGACTACCCGACGCCCGACGGCACCTGCGTGCGCGACTACATCCACAACATGGACCTCGCCGCCGCGCACATCGCCGCGCTCGCGCCGGGCAAGCGCGGCTTCTTCAACCTCGGCAACGGCGAAGGCTACTCCGTGCGCGAAGTCATCCGCGCGTGCGAACTGGTCACTGGCAAGCCGATCAAGGTGATCGAGAAACCGCGCCGTCCCGGCGACCCGCCGCGACTCGTCGCCGGCGCGGCCAAGGCGCGGGCGGAACTCGGCTGGCTGCCGCGCTATCCGAAACTGGAGGACATCGTCGGCACCGCGTGGAGATGGCACCTCAATCACCCGGACGGGTATCCCGATTAA